One genomic region from Pseudomonas sp. R5-89-07 encodes:
- a CDS encoding TonB-dependent siderophore receptor, whose product MGSYKKHALYSAILSANLLTAVGFNPVLADETPAAEAPRLDTVIVTGTRAQERTASASLSPIDVISGETLRSTGSDELGAVLARLIPSINFPRPSLVDGAELVRPAQLRGLSPDQVLVLVNGKRRHTSAFVNLGGAVGRGSAPADLNAIPLSAVDHIEVLRDGASARYGSDAIAGVINVILKHADHGGSISTKFGEYKKGDGIQRTVSGNTGLALGDNGFINLSAEGADNDYTNRAGNDYRPGSIGSTTYGQRVFRQGEPATNEGKFQFNSEYAFSDAAEFYTFGGYSKRRGETAAFYRASNASNNIAALNPNGYLPLIKGNLEDTSLVVGLRGLLAYDWHYDLSANYGKNQYELGTETINTSLGLSTPRKFNNGTLSNDQKQVSLDLSREFDLGFLPYPVSVAFGGEYLHQGYQIEAGEPASYYQTGSSGLGGFRDADAGTSTRHNWAQYLDLETNFTEKLSASAAVRHEDYSDFGSNLSGSLSARYDFTPQVALRGSISNGFRAPSLAQQNFAYTSSQLIGNTIQEAGTFPANSQVARLLGAEDLKAEKSRNYSLGLVLEPADDLTVTLDVYRIDIRDRISLSSNLALNPATVAYLQANGVGNINYTTARYFTNATDTSTDGVDLVANYRYQFDNGIRWNSTVGYNYNHTKVTDVKANPAVLDSLGANLVRVDRRERIGLLGDTTPQHKLSLGNDFTFGQWALHSNLVRYGEFTSYQADKVNDQTFKAAWVLDLSADYKLKNWTFTLGGDNVTDKYPEKVNAYASSGGNLAYSTFSPYGYSGAFYYGKVAYNW is encoded by the coding sequence ATGGGGAGTTACAAGAAACACGCGCTGTACTCAGCGATTTTGTCGGCCAATTTGCTGACCGCTGTGGGGTTCAATCCCGTCCTGGCAGACGAAACGCCTGCCGCCGAAGCGCCCAGGCTGGACACCGTGATCGTCACCGGTACCCGCGCCCAGGAGCGCACTGCCAGCGCTTCGTTGTCGCCTATCGACGTGATCTCCGGCGAAACCCTGCGCAGCACCGGCTCCGACGAGTTGGGCGCGGTGTTGGCGCGCCTGATTCCATCGATCAACTTTCCCCGGCCAAGCCTGGTCGATGGCGCCGAACTGGTGCGCCCGGCGCAGTTGCGCGGCCTATCGCCGGACCAGGTGTTGGTGCTGGTCAACGGCAAGCGCCGTCACACCAGTGCCTTCGTCAATCTCGGCGGAGCGGTGGGCCGTGGTTCTGCACCGGCAGACTTGAACGCGATCCCGCTCTCGGCAGTCGACCACATCGAAGTGCTGCGTGATGGCGCCTCTGCACGTTACGGCTCCGATGCGATCGCCGGAGTGATCAACGTGATCCTCAAGCATGCCGACCATGGCGGCTCGATCTCCACCAAGTTCGGTGAATACAAGAAGGGCGACGGAATACAGCGCACTGTCAGTGGCAACACCGGCCTGGCATTGGGTGACAACGGCTTTATCAACCTTTCGGCCGAAGGCGCCGATAACGATTACACCAACCGCGCCGGCAATGATTACCGCCCCGGCAGCATCGGCTCCACCACCTACGGCCAGCGTGTGTTCCGTCAGGGCGAGCCGGCTACCAATGAAGGCAAGTTCCAGTTCAACTCCGAATATGCCTTCAGCGATGCGGCAGAGTTCTACACCTTCGGCGGCTACAGCAAGCGACGCGGCGAAACGGCGGCGTTCTATCGAGCGAGCAATGCGTCCAACAACATTGCGGCGCTCAACCCCAACGGTTACTTGCCGCTGATCAAGGGCAACCTGGAAGACACCTCCCTGGTGGTCGGCTTGCGCGGTCTGCTGGCTTACGACTGGCATTACGATTTGTCGGCCAACTACGGCAAGAACCAGTACGAACTGGGCACTGAAACCATCAATACGTCCCTGGGCCTGAGCACGCCGCGCAAATTCAACAATGGCACCTTGAGCAACGATCAGAAGCAAGTCAGCCTGGACCTGTCCCGTGAGTTTGACCTGGGGTTCCTGCCATACCCGGTTTCCGTGGCGTTTGGCGGTGAATACCTGCATCAGGGCTATCAAATCGAAGCAGGGGAGCCCGCGTCCTACTACCAGACCGGCAGCTCGGGCCTCGGCGGCTTCCGCGATGCGGATGCGGGCACCAGCACCCGGCATAACTGGGCGCAATATCTGGACCTGGAAACCAACTTCACCGAAAAACTCAGCGCCTCGGCTGCGGTACGCCATGAGGACTACAGTGATTTTGGTTCCAACCTCAGCGGTTCGCTGTCGGCCCGTTACGACTTCACTCCGCAAGTGGCGTTGCGCGGCAGCATTTCCAACGGCTTTCGCGCGCCGTCCCTGGCCCAGCAGAATTTCGCCTATACCTCGTCGCAGTTGATCGGCAATACGATCCAGGAGGCCGGCACGTTCCCGGCCAACAGCCAGGTGGCGCGACTGCTCGGCGCCGAAGACCTCAAGGCCGAAAAGTCGCGCAACTACAGCCTTGGCCTGGTGCTGGAGCCTGCCGATGATCTGACGGTGACGCTGGATGTGTATCGCATCGACATACGTGACCGCATCAGTCTTTCGTCCAACCTAGCGCTCAACCCGGCGACGGTTGCCTACCTGCAAGCCAACGGGGTCGGCAACATCAACTACACCACCGCGCGTTACTTCACCAATGCCACCGACACCAGCACCGACGGTGTCGACCTGGTGGCCAACTATCGCTATCAGTTCGATAACGGTATTCGCTGGAACAGCACCGTGGGCTACAACTACAACCACACCAAAGTCACCGACGTAAAGGCCAATCCGGCGGTCCTCGACAGTCTGGGCGCCAACCTGGTGCGGGTGGACCGTCGCGAGCGCATTGGTTTGCTCGGCGACACCACGCCCCAGCACAAGCTGAGCCTGGGCAACGATTTCACCTTCGGCCAGTGGGCGCTGCACAGCAACCTGGTGCGCTATGGTGAGTTCACCAGCTACCAGGCGGACAAGGTCAACGACCAGACCTTCAAGGCGGCCTGGGTGCTCGATCTGTCGGCGGATTACAAATTGAAAAACTGGACTTTCACCCTGGGTGGCGACAACGTCACCGATAAATACCCGGAGAAGGTCAATGCCTACGCCAGCAGTGGCGGCAATCTCGCCTACAGCACTTTTTCGCCGTACGGTTACAGCGGCGCGTTTTATTACGGTAAAGTCGCTTACAACTGGTAA
- the rho gene encoding transcription termination factor Rho: MNLTELKQKPITDLLQLAEEMGIENMARSRKQDVIFSLLKKHAKSGEEISGDGVLEILQDGFGFLRSADASYLAGPDDIYVSPSQIRRFNLRTGDTIVGKIRPPKEGERYFALLKVDTINFDRPENAKNKILFENLTPLFPTVRMKMEAGNGSTEDLTGRVIDLCAPIGKGQRGLIVAPPKAGKTIMLQNIAANIARNNPEVHLIVLLIDERPEEVTEMQRTVRGEVVASTFDEPPTRHVQVAEMVIEKAKRLVEHKKDVVILLDSITRLARAYNTVIPSSGKVLTGGVDAHALEKPKRFFGAARNIEEGGSLTIIATALVETGSKMDEVIYEEFKGTGNMELPLDRRIAEKRVFPAININRSGTRREELLTADDELQRMWILRKLLHPMDEVAAIEFLIDKLKTTKTNDEFFLSMKRK, translated from the coding sequence ATGAATCTGACTGAACTCAAGCAAAAGCCGATTACCGACCTGCTCCAACTGGCCGAAGAAATGGGCATAGAAAATATGGCCCGTTCGCGCAAGCAGGACGTGATTTTCTCCCTGCTCAAGAAGCACGCGAAAAGCGGCGAGGAAATCTCCGGTGATGGCGTGCTGGAGATTCTCCAGGACGGCTTCGGCTTCCTCCGCTCCGCAGACGCTTCCTATCTTGCCGGCCCAGACGATATCTACGTCTCGCCGAGCCAGATCCGTCGCTTCAACTTGCGCACCGGCGACACCATCGTGGGCAAGATCCGCCCTCCAAAGGAAGGCGAGCGTTACTTCGCTCTGCTCAAGGTCGACACGATCAACTTCGATCGTCCAGAGAACGCGAAAAACAAGATTCTCTTCGAGAACCTGACACCGCTGTTCCCGACCGTGCGCATGAAGATGGAAGCCGGCAACGGTTCCACCGAAGACTTGACCGGTCGTGTGATCGACCTGTGCGCCCCGATCGGTAAAGGCCAGCGCGGCCTGATCGTCGCGCCGCCGAAAGCCGGCAAGACGATCATGCTGCAGAACATTGCAGCGAACATCGCGCGTAACAATCCTGAAGTTCACCTGATCGTGCTGTTGATCGATGAGCGTCCGGAAGAAGTGACCGAAATGCAGCGCACCGTGCGTGGCGAAGTGGTTGCCTCGACGTTCGATGAGCCGCCGACCCGCCACGTGCAGGTTGCGGAAATGGTGATCGAGAAGGCCAAGCGCCTGGTCGAGCACAAGAAAGACGTGGTGATCCTGCTCGACTCCATCACCCGTCTGGCGCGTGCCTACAACACCGTGATCCCGAGCTCCGGCAAGGTGCTGACCGGTGGTGTCGACGCCCACGCCCTGGAGAAACCCAAGCGTTTCTTCGGCGCCGCGCGCAACATCGAAGAAGGCGGCTCGCTGACCATTATCGCCACCGCGCTGGTTGAAACCGGCTCGAAGATGGACGAAGTGATCTACGAGGAGTTCAAGGGTACCGGCAACATGGAGCTGCCTCTGGACCGTCGTATTGCTGAAAAACGTGTGTTCCCGGCCATCAACATCAACCGTTCCGGCACCCGCCGTGAAGAGTTGCTGACTGCCGACGACGAACTGCAGCGCATGTGGATCCTGCGCAAGCTGCTGCACCCGATGGATGAAGTTGCCGCCATCGAGTTCCTGATCGACAAGCTGAAAACCACCAAGACCAACGACGAGTTCTTCCTGTCGATGAAGCGCAAGTAA
- a CDS encoding gamma-glutamylcyclotransferase, which translates to MTAIETDLLQLAYPPRLDLGPQLTHEQLMSSMQATMGRHKGGPVWLFAYGSLIWRPECSSTERVRARVHGYHRGLYLWSHEHRGTPELPGLVFGLDRGGSCSGFAYRLPEDQLEASLYALWQREMPYPSYRPHWLSCRLEDGSQVQALGFVLERHLPSYAGNLPDIVLNHVLQSACGRYGTTRDYVEQTVNALRSHAMPDKNLEARLKRCAKDCSGG; encoded by the coding sequence ATGACCGCCATTGAAACCGATCTTTTGCAGTTGGCTTACCCTCCGCGGCTCGATCTGGGGCCGCAACTCACGCACGAACAATTGATGAGCTCGATGCAGGCCACCATGGGTCGGCACAAGGGTGGGCCGGTCTGGCTGTTTGCGTATGGTTCGCTGATCTGGCGCCCGGAATGTTCGTCCACCGAGCGGGTGCGGGCACGTGTACATGGCTATCACCGGGGCCTGTACCTGTGGTCTCACGAACACCGCGGTACGCCGGAGTTGCCGGGGCTGGTGTTCGGGCTGGATCGCGGCGGTTCGTGCAGCGGGTTTGCTTACCGCTTGCCGGAAGATCAGTTGGAGGCGTCGCTTTATGCGTTATGGCAACGCGAGATGCCTTACCCGTCCTACCGACCGCACTGGCTCAGTTGCCGGTTGGAAGACGGCAGTCAGGTACAGGCGTTGGGGTTTGTGCTGGAACGGCACTTGCCCAGCTACGCCGGCAACTTGCCTGATATCGTGCTCAATCATGTGCTGCAAAGCGCTTGCGGGCGTTACGGCACCACTCGCGATTATGTCGAGCAGACCGTGAACGCCCTGCGTAGCCACGCCATGCCAGATAAAAACCTGGAGGCGCGGCTCAAGCGTTGTGCAAAGGATTGCTCAGGCGGTTAG
- a CDS encoding sn-glycerol-3-phosphate transporter, whose protein sequence is MKTFRLPGLLFLAQATTALAGETLAAEDDKGFWYAQTSVYTRHFAPDPEHNNNQDLIGLERNEASGFVYGGATFRNSFRQRSYYAYAGKRYDMAEYPVYLKVTGGAIQGYCGKYRDKIPLNRYGVAPVIIPSIGTHYGPVAAELVLLGFNAAMVTAGLRF, encoded by the coding sequence ATGAAAACATTTCGATTGCCTGGCCTGTTATTTCTCGCCCAAGCCACCACGGCGTTGGCTGGCGAAACATTGGCTGCCGAGGACGACAAAGGCTTCTGGTACGCCCAGACCAGCGTCTACACCCGACACTTCGCGCCGGACCCGGAGCACAACAATAACCAGGACCTGATCGGCCTGGAGCGCAACGAAGCCTCAGGTTTTGTGTATGGCGGGGCGACCTTTCGCAACTCGTTCCGCCAGCGTTCGTACTACGCCTATGCGGGCAAGCGCTACGACATGGCCGAGTACCCGGTGTACCTGAAGGTCACAGGCGGGGCGATCCAGGGTTATTGCGGCAAGTACCGCGACAAGATCCCGCTGAACCGTTACGGCGTGGCGCCCGTGATCATTCCATCCATAGGCACGCATTACGGGCCGGTGGCGGCGGAATTGGTGTTGCTGGGGTTCAATGCGGCGATGGTGACGGCGGGGTTGCGGTTCTGA
- the glpT gene encoding glycerol-3-phosphate transporter, translated as MFAFFRPAAHQAPLPEEKIDSTYRRLRWQIFAGIFFGYAGYYLLRKNFSLAMPYLIDEGYTRGELGLAMSAIAIAYGLSKFLMGLVSDRSNPRYFLPFGLLVSAGVMFIFGFAPWATSSVTMMFILLFINGWAQGMGWPPSGRTMVHWWSQKERGGVVSVWNVAHNVGGGLIGPLFLLGMAWFNDWHAAFYVPATVALLVAAFAFITMRDTPQSVGLPPIEKYKNDYPEGYDASHEDEFSAKEIFVKYVLRNKMLWYIAFANVFVYLLRYGVLDWAPTYLKEAKHFTVDKSSWAYFFYEWAGIPGTLLCGWMSDKIFRGNRGLTGIVFMALVTVATLVYWLNPPGNPMVDMIALFSIGFLIYGPVMLIGLQALELAPKKAAGTAAGFTGLFGYLGGSVAASAAMGYTVDHFGWDGGFVLLIGACILAIAFLIPTLWHTNSVSSAR; from the coding sequence ATGTTTGCTTTCTTTCGACCTGCCGCACACCAGGCGCCCCTGCCTGAAGAAAAAATAGACAGTACCTACCGACGACTGCGCTGGCAGATCTTCGCTGGTATTTTCTTTGGTTACGCCGGCTACTACTTGCTGCGCAAAAACTTCTCCTTGGCCATGCCCTACCTGATCGACGAGGGTTACACCCGTGGTGAGCTGGGCTTGGCGATGTCGGCCATCGCGATCGCCTACGGCCTGTCCAAGTTTCTCATGGGCCTGGTGTCCGACCGCTCCAACCCGCGCTACTTCCTGCCCTTCGGCCTGCTGGTTTCAGCCGGGGTGATGTTCATTTTCGGTTTCGCGCCTTGGGCCACATCCAGCGTGACCATGATGTTCATTTTGTTGTTCATCAACGGCTGGGCCCAGGGCATGGGCTGGCCGCCGAGTGGGCGGACCATGGTGCACTGGTGGTCGCAGAAGGAACGCGGCGGCGTGGTCTCGGTATGGAACGTGGCGCATAACGTCGGCGGCGGCCTGATCGGCCCGCTGTTCCTGTTGGGCATGGCCTGGTTCAACGACTGGCACGCGGCCTTCTATGTGCCGGCGACCGTGGCGTTGCTGGTGGCGGCGTTCGCCTTCATTACCATGCGTGACACCCCGCAGTCGGTGGGCCTGCCGCCTATCGAGAAGTACAAGAACGACTACCCGGAAGGCTACGACGCCAGCCACGAAGACGAATTCAGTGCCAAGGAAATCTTCGTCAAGTACGTGCTGCGCAACAAAATGCTGTGGTACATCGCGTTCGCCAACGTGTTCGTCTACCTGCTGCGCTACGGCGTACTGGACTGGGCGCCGACCTACCTGAAAGAAGCCAAGCATTTCACGGTCGACAAATCGTCGTGGGCGTATTTCTTTTACGAGTGGGCAGGTATCCCGGGCACGCTGCTGTGCGGCTGGATGTCAGACAAGATCTTCCGTGGCAATCGCGGCCTGACCGGCATCGTGTTCATGGCGCTGGTGACCGTGGCGACCCTGGTTTACTGGCTCAACCCGCCGGGCAATCCAATGGTCGACATGATCGCGCTGTTCTCCATCGGCTTTTTGATCTATGGCCCGGTGATGCTGATCGGCCTGCAGGCGCTGGAACTGGCGCCGAAGAAAGCCGCGGGTACGGCTGCGGGCTTCACCGGCCTGTTCGGCTACCTGGGCGGTTCGGTGGCCGCAAGTGCGGCGATGGGCTACACCGTGGACCACTTCGGTTGGGACGGTGGCTTCGTGCTGCTGATCGGCGCGTGCATCCTGGCAATCGCCTTCCTGATCCCAACGCTGTGGCACACCAACAGCGTCAGCTCGGCGCGCTAA
- a CDS encoding CDP-6-deoxy-delta-3,4-glucoseen reductase, with the protein MRVTLQPSGAVLELDPGERILDGARRLGYECPQACRNGVCHVCAALLVEGRVQQAGEVRDHGEFFTCIAEPLEDCIVLWDGVLAPGELPLRKLSCQLSECVEVGGDVWRVRLRAPAGKAVRYHAGQYLMIERESGEKSAFSLASAPHSGRELELHVLAREDSARNLLDQLQRNQMARIELPFGDTHLAELPDGPLVLIAAGTGMAQMHSLIEHCRASGFKHPVHLYWGVRRPEDFYEIEHWEQWQQLPNLFLHKVVSDLCGWEGRCGLLHEAVCEDIADLTAVHVYASGSPAMIYGTLDALVDAGMDAHQMRADVFAYAPRP; encoded by the coding sequence ATGCGCGTAACCCTGCAACCTTCCGGCGCGGTACTGGAGCTGGACCCTGGCGAGCGAATCCTCGACGGCGCACGTCGCCTTGGCTACGAGTGCCCGCAGGCCTGTCGCAACGGCGTATGCCACGTGTGTGCGGCGCTGCTGGTGGAAGGCCGGGTGCAGCAGGCTGGCGAAGTACGTGACCACGGTGAGTTCTTTACCTGCATCGCCGAGCCGTTGGAAGATTGCATTGTGTTGTGGGATGGCGTGCTGGCGCCGGGAGAGTTGCCATTGCGCAAGTTGTCGTGCCAATTGAGCGAATGCGTGGAGGTCGGCGGCGATGTGTGGCGCGTGCGCCTGCGAGCCCCGGCGGGCAAGGCGGTGCGCTACCACGCCGGGCAATACCTGATGATCGAGCGTGAAAGCGGCGAGAAGTCGGCGTTTTCCCTGGCGTCGGCGCCTCACTCCGGGCGCGAGCTGGAATTGCACGTGCTGGCCCGCGAAGACAGCGCACGTAACCTGCTGGACCAGCTCCAGCGCAATCAGATGGCGCGTATTGAATTGCCGTTCGGCGACACCCACCTGGCCGAGTTACCGGACGGGCCGTTGGTGCTAATTGCCGCCGGCACCGGCATGGCGCAGATGCACAGCCTGATCGAGCATTGCCGGGCTTCCGGTTTCAAGCACCCTGTGCACCTGTATTGGGGCGTGCGTCGTCCGGAAGATTTCTACGAGATCGAGCATTGGGAGCAGTGGCAGCAACTGCCCAACCTGTTTCTGCACAAGGTCGTGAGCGACCTGTGCGGTTGGGAAGGGCGTTGCGGCTTGCTGCATGAAGCCGTGTGCGAAGACATTGCCGACCTGACGGCCGTGCACGTGTACGCCAGTGGCTCACCAGCGATGATCTACGGCACGCTGGATGCGTTGGTCGACGCCGGGATGGATGCGCACCAGATGCGCGCCGACGTATTCGCCTACGCCCCTCGGCCCTGA
- a CDS encoding acyltransferase family protein, which translates to MTTLAYRRDIDGLRAIAVLAVVLFHFGVPGITGGFVGVDVFFVISGFLITSIIWRERQAGRFSFIDFWARRARRILPALFVMIAATLAVGWFLLAPKDYEELGRSAHYQVTFTSNLLFSRQHGYFDASSDIKPLLHTWSLAVEEQFYIVFPLLLTLLSSRLKHWRLALFVVLLGSFGMSVWAVQHEPQKAFFLFHLRAWELLAGAMLAVLPKYEWRASPALAQGVSLASLGLILIAVLGYDAKTPFPGATALLPVLGVVGLIWANGQQHTWVARLLSTRVMVGIGLISYSWYLWHWPVFVYANYAAVDGLSALELAGLMLLSLVLGYLSWRFVETPFREKRLLATRKTILAAALVGILGLGFTGLAIREFDGVPSRLSEQALRFAQAKKWSPELLACMADKDTPDERLFCHFGPQTQSVSALVWGDSHATALIPALKEGADRHDISLVEASFAGCIPLDGLENITRCAHFNRRVEKAMAEKKFSDVVLAARWSLYVYGQMSGDKEHALKDPGTGQYVRAVAEQRFAQGLRKRIQALRAAGHKVWLVKEVPLQEIIVPYRLSRLAMMNRPVDGEGLAVAEHVKRQAFITQLFDELAAADSGVRVLDPAPLLCGTDGLCRVELNGRALYTDDNHLSDVGARHIEAFLEPLFSSLQSRGLTAN; encoded by the coding sequence ATGACCACTCTTGCTTACCGCAGAGACATCGATGGCCTGCGTGCCATTGCTGTCCTTGCAGTCGTGTTGTTTCACTTCGGCGTTCCTGGCATCACCGGCGGTTTCGTTGGCGTTGATGTGTTCTTCGTCATTTCCGGCTTTCTGATCACTTCCATTATCTGGCGCGAGCGTCAGGCCGGGCGCTTCAGTTTCATCGACTTCTGGGCTCGGCGCGCACGGCGTATTCTGCCGGCGCTATTTGTAATGATTGCGGCGACACTGGCGGTGGGTTGGTTTCTGTTGGCGCCCAAGGACTACGAGGAGTTGGGGCGGTCTGCGCACTATCAGGTGACCTTTACCTCCAATCTCTTGTTCTCGCGCCAGCATGGCTACTTCGATGCATCCTCTGACATCAAGCCCCTGCTGCATACCTGGTCACTGGCGGTAGAAGAACAGTTCTACATCGTTTTCCCCCTGCTGCTAACGTTGCTTTCGAGTCGCCTGAAACACTGGCGTCTGGCGCTGTTCGTGGTGCTGCTGGGTTCGTTTGGCATGAGCGTCTGGGCGGTTCAGCATGAGCCGCAGAAAGCCTTCTTCTTGTTTCACCTGCGGGCCTGGGAATTGCTGGCCGGCGCGATGCTGGCGGTGCTGCCCAAATATGAGTGGCGCGCCTCGCCTGCCCTGGCGCAAGGGGTCAGCCTGGCTTCCCTGGGGCTGATTCTGATCGCCGTATTGGGCTACGACGCGAAAACGCCTTTCCCCGGCGCAACCGCGCTGTTGCCTGTGCTGGGCGTCGTCGGCTTGATCTGGGCCAACGGCCAGCAACACACCTGGGTCGCGCGCCTGTTGAGCACGCGAGTAATGGTCGGCATCGGGCTGATTTCCTATTCCTGGTACCTCTGGCACTGGCCGGTGTTCGTCTACGCCAACTATGCTGCAGTGGATGGCTTGAGCGCGCTGGAACTGGCCGGGCTGATGCTGCTGTCGCTGGTGCTCGGCTACTTGTCTTGGCGTTTCGTGGAAACGCCATTCCGGGAAAAACGCTTGCTGGCTACACGCAAGACGATTCTGGCGGCAGCCCTGGTCGGCATTCTTGGCCTGGGCTTTACGGGCCTGGCGATACGCGAATTCGACGGGGTGCCTTCGCGTTTGTCCGAACAGGCGTTGCGTTTCGCCCAGGCGAAGAAGTGGAGCCCGGAGCTGCTGGCGTGCATGGCTGACAAAGACACGCCCGATGAGCGGTTGTTCTGCCATTTCGGCCCGCAAACCCAGTCCGTCTCTGCGCTGGTATGGGGCGATAGCCATGCCACTGCATTGATTCCCGCACTCAAGGAAGGCGCTGATCGCCACGATATCAGCCTGGTCGAAGCCAGTTTCGCGGGCTGTATTCCGTTGGATGGCCTGGAAAACATTACCCGCTGTGCGCATTTCAACCGTCGCGTCGAGAAGGCGATGGCCGAGAAAAAGTTTAGCGATGTGGTGCTGGCGGCGCGCTGGAGCCTCTATGTCTACGGGCAAATGTCCGGTGACAAGGAGCATGCGCTCAAGGACCCGGGCACCGGCCAGTATGTGCGCGCTGTCGCCGAGCAGCGCTTTGCCCAGGGCCTGCGCAAGCGCATTCAGGCACTGCGCGCTGCCGGGCATAAGGTCTGGTTGGTCAAGGAAGTGCCGCTGCAGGAAATCATCGTGCCTTACCGCCTCAGTCGCCTGGCGATGATGAATCGACCGGTGGACGGTGAAGGGCTCGCCGTGGCCGAGCATGTGAAGCGCCAGGCCTTTATCACCCAGTTGTTCGACGAGCTGGCGGCTGCCGACAGCGGTGTCAGGGTGCTGGATCCAGCGCCCTTGCTGTGCGGTACCGACGGCTTGTGCCGGGTGGAACTCAACGGTCGGGCGCTGTACACCGACGATAACCACCTTTCCGACGTGGGTGCGCGGCACATCGAGGCCTTCCTGGAACCGTTGTTCAGTTCGCTGCAATCACGGGGATTGACGGCCAATTAA
- the ubiD gene encoding 4-hydroxy-3-polyprenylbenzoate decarboxylase has product MKFKDLRDFVQQLEQRGELKRIQMPISPVLEMTEICDRTLRNKGPALLFENPTGYDIPVLGNLFGTPERVAFGMGAESVSELREIGKLLAFLKEPEPPKGLKDAWSKLPIFRKIIAMAPKVVKDAVCQEVVIEGDDVDLAMLPVQTCWPGDVGPLITWGLTVTKGPNKDRQNLGIYRQQVIGRNKVIMRWLSHRGGALDFREWCEKHPGQPFPVSVALGADPATILGAVTPVPDSLSEYAFAGLLRGNRTELVKCRGNDLQVPATAEIILEGVIHPGEMADEGPYGDHTGYYNEVDSFPVFTVERITHRIKPIYHSTYTGRPPDEPAILGVALNEVFVPILQKQFPEITDFYLPPEGCSYRMAIVTMKKSYPGHAKRVMLGVWSFLRQFMYTKFVIVTDDDINARDWNDVIWAITTRMDPKRDTVMIDNTPIDYLDFASPVSGLGSKMGLDATHKWPGETTREWGRVIVKDDAVTARVDAIWKELGID; this is encoded by the coding sequence ATGAAATTCAAGGATCTTCGGGATTTCGTGCAGCAACTTGAGCAGCGCGGAGAGTTGAAACGTATCCAGATGCCGATTTCGCCGGTACTGGAAATGACTGAGATTTGCGACCGCACCCTGCGCAACAAGGGCCCGGCGCTGCTGTTCGAGAACCCGACCGGCTATGACATCCCGGTGCTTGGCAACTTGTTCGGTACTCCCGAGCGCGTCGCCTTTGGCATGGGCGCCGAGTCGGTCAGCGAGCTGCGCGAGATCGGCAAGCTGCTGGCATTCCTCAAGGAGCCCGAGCCGCCCAAGGGCTTGAAAGACGCGTGGTCGAAGCTGCCGATCTTTCGCAAGATCATTGCCATGGCACCCAAGGTGGTCAAGGACGCGGTGTGTCAGGAAGTGGTCATCGAAGGCGATGACGTCGACCTGGCCATGCTCCCGGTGCAGACCTGCTGGCCCGGCGACGTCGGCCCGCTGATCACCTGGGGCCTGACCGTCACTAAAGGGCCGAACAAGGACCGCCAGAACCTCGGCATCTACCGTCAGCAAGTGATCGGCCGCAATAAGGTGATCATGCGCTGGCTGAGCCACCGTGGCGGCGCCCTGGACTTCCGGGAGTGGTGCGAAAAGCACCCCGGCCAGCCGTTCCCGGTCTCCGTGGCGCTGGGCGCCGACCCGGCTACCATCCTGGGCGCCGTGACGCCGGTGCCGGACAGCCTGTCCGAATACGCCTTTGCTGGCCTGCTGCGCGGCAACCGCACCGAACTGGTGAAATGCCGCGGTAACGACCTGCAAGTGCCGGCCACCGCCGAAATCATCCTCGAAGGCGTGATTCACCCCGGTGAAATGGCCGATGAAGGGCCTTACGGCGACCATACCGGCTATTACAACGAAGTCGACAGCTTTCCGGTGTTCACCGTCGAGCGCATCACCCATCGGATCAAACCGATCTACCACAGCACTTACACTGGCCGTCCACCGGACGAGCCGGCCATTCTCGGCGTGGCGCTGAACGAAGTGTTCGTGCCGATCCTGCAAAAGCAGTTCCCGGAAATCACTGACTTCTACCTGCCGCCGGAAGGCTGCTCGTACCGCATGGCCATCGTGACCATGAAGAAGTCGTATCCAGGCCATGCCAAGCGGGTAATGCTGGGCGTGTGGTCGTTTTTGCGACAATTCATGTACACCAAGTTCGTTATCGTCACTGACGACGACATCAACGCACGCGATTGGAACGATGTGATCTGGGCCATTACCACGCGCATGGACCCCAAGCGCGACACGGTAATGATCGATAACACACCGATCGATTACCTTGATTTCGCCTCTCCGGTGTCGGGACTTGGATCGAAAATGGGTCTGGATGCCACTCACAAGTGGCCGGGTGAAACCACCCGCGAGTGGGGCCGGGTAATCGTCAAGGATGACGCAGTGACGGCTCGCGTCGATGCAATCTGGAAAGAATTGGGAATAGATTGA